GGCTTCGAGTTCGTCGCGGTAGCCGTCGAGGTCGCGCTCGGCGCGGGCGACGCCGGAGTCGATAGCCGCCTGCGCGACGGCCGCCGACACCTCGAACAACACCCGCGTGTCGAGCGGCTTCGGAATCAGGTACTCCGGCCCGAACTGGAGCGGTTCGTCGCCGTACGCCTTCACGACGGCGTCGGGCACGTCCTCCTTCGCGAGGTCGGCGAGCGCCTCGGCGGCGGCCTGTTTCATCGGCTCGTTGATGTCCGTCGCACGCACGTCGAGCGCGCCGCGGAACAGGAACGGGAAGCCGAGCACGTTGTTCACCTGATTCGGGTAATCCGACCGCCCCGTCGCCATAATCAGGTCGTCGCGGGCGGCCATCGCCTCCTCGTAGCCGATTTCCGGATTCGGATTCGCCATCGCGAACACGACCGGGTCGGGGGCCATCGACTGCACCATCTCCTCGGAGACGATGCCGCCGACGGAGAGGCCGACGAACACGTCGGCCCCCTCGATGGCGTCTTCGAGTTCGCCGCCCGACTCGGCGGCGAACGGCTCGGTGTACTCGTGTGGGTCGCCGGCGGCCGCCCGCTCTTCGGTGATGATGCCGTCGATATCGACCATCGTGATGTTGTCGGGGTCGACCCCGAGGTCGGTGTAGAAGCGGGCGGTGGCGGTGGCGGCCGCGCCGGCGCCCGAAAAGACGACAGAGAGGTCTTCGAAGGATTTGCCCGTCAGCTCACAGGCGTTCATCAGCGCCGCCCCGGAGATGATGGCGGTGCCGTGTTGGTCGTCGTGGAAGACGGGGATATCCATCGACTCGCGCAGGCGCGCCTCGATTTCGAAACACTCCGGGGCGGAGATATCTTCGAGGTTGATGCCGCCAAAGGTCGGCTCCATGCGCTCAACCGCGGCACAGAACCCGTCGGGGTCGGCGTCGTCGAGTTCGATGTCGAACACGTCGATATCGGCGAATCGCTTGAACAGGACGCCCTTCCCTTCCATGACGGGCTTGGACGCCTGTGCGCCGATGTCGCCGAGTCCGAGCACGGCGGTCCCGTTCGAGACGACCCCGACCATGTTCCCTTTCGTCGTGTAGCGGTAGGCGTCGGCCGGGTCGTCCGCGATTTTCTCACACGGCGCGGCGACGCCCGGCGAGTAGGCCAGCGAGAGGTCCCGCTGCGTGTTCGTCGGCTTCGTCGTCGAAATCTCCACCTTGCCGGGGGGCTTCGCCTCGTGATACTCCAGTGCGTCCTCGTCGAGTCCCATATCTCGTCTCTATCGTCGGACTACTAAACGGCTCTCGCTCGCTGTATTGTTCGTGATAAACCGTTATTCGAGGTCGGTGTCGGTCAGCGCGTCGCCGACGAACTGCCGGATGATGCTCCCCTCGGCGCGGTGGAGCGTCTCCGAGGCGGTGGATTTGGCCACGTCGGCCGCCTCGGCGAGTTCCGTCAGCGTGCAGTCGCGCGGGGTGTCGTAGTACCCCTCCTCGACGGCCGTGAGCACGAGGTCGCGCTGGCGGGGCGTGAGCAGCGTCTCCACGTCCAACTCCTGTCTGAGCGACTCCACCTCGAACCGGAGCCCGTACTCGCGGAAGTAGTCGGTCAGCGTCGAGATGGCGTCGTCGGGCGCGGTCGCCTGCAGCGAGGCGCGGCCGTCGCGGCAGGTGAGCGGCGGCTCGAACGGTATCGACGCCCGGCGCAGACAAAAGACCACGAGCGGCGTCTCCGAGCGGAACCGGACGACGGTCGCGCCCTCACCCTGCTGGACGACCGAGAAGCCCCGGAACCCGTTCGCGTTGCGCATGAACTCGACCGGCCGGTCCGGCTCGGTCGCGTCGACGCGCACGAGCTGGTGACACTCGGTCTCGCCGGGTTCGAGCGCCAGCAGCTCGAACTCGGCGTCGGGAAACTGCGTCGAGACGGTGTGTGCCCACTCCCCTTCCGAGAGCTGGACGACGAAGTTCGCGCGTGACACCCGTACATGTTCGCTCGGTTCGGCCTAAAATCTGCGGGTCACCCGGAGTCGAGTTGGTCCGACAGCCCCCACTCGTCGGCCTGTGCGGTGGCCTCGGCCCGCGCCTCCGCCTTCAGCGCGGCAATCTGGTCGGAGTCGTCAAGAAACGCGGCCACGGAGTCCGCCTCCGAGTCGTCGGGCGCACGCTCGCGGAGCCGAGCCGCGAGCGCGGGCGCGTCGGCGCGCTCGGCGAGCGCGCCGGGGTCGACGTGACACGCGGGGCGGTCGTGGAGCGCGGCGAGCGCCTCCACACTCGTCCGGGTGCGCTCGACCCGAAACGGTCCCGTGTCGGGGAGGGCGGCGACTGCATCCGCGCCCGTCAGGTCGCCCTCACGGACGACCGCCGCGGTCGGCACACCGTCGTCGAGAGTGACGAGAACGGGGTCGGCGTCGGCGACCGGCATCCCCGGCTCGACGCGGAGATAGCCGGTGAGCCGGTCCGCGAAACAGGTCTCCAGCGGGGTCGCGAGCGACTCGACGACCCGGGAGGCGACCAGCGTCCCCTCGGGCGTCATGGCGAGTCGGGGATGACCGCCGACTGGAACCGGTCGGCGACCGCCTCGCTGTCGCCGGCGCGTACGTCGAGCGCGTCGGCAGCCTGCCGGAAGGCGTCGGCGGCAGCCGACTCGGGCGCGTGTGCGAGTAAGGGTTCGCCCGCACTTCGGGCGGCGCGGGCAGCGTCGGCGTCGGGCACCTCGGCGAGCGTCGGTCCCTCGAAGTAGCGGTCGGCCTGCTGTGCGACGCCGTCGTCGCCGTCGTGGACCTTGTTGAACAGGACGCCCGCAACGTCGGTCCCGTACGAGAGCGCGTACTCCTGGACCTTCAGCCCGTCAGAGAGCGCGGGGACCGTCGGCTGGAGCACGACGATAGCGCGGTCGGCCAACACCACCGGGAGGACGGCGGCCTTCGAGCCGAGCGTCGCCGGCGAATCGAGCAGGAGCACGTCGGTGTCGCTCGCGAGGTCGGCCACCACGTCGCGCAGTCGGTCGGGGTCGGCCCGCTCGAACGCCGCGAGGGAGGTGCCACACGGGACGACCGACATCCCGAACCGCTCGTAGGTGGCCGCCTCGACGGACGGGCCGCCCTCGACGAGCACGTCGTGGAGGGTGGCGTCGGCGTCGGAAAGCCCGGCGTGAAAGAGCAGATTCGCCATCCCGGTGTCGGCGTCCACGACGGTCACGTCGTAGGAGTCGGCGAGCGCCATCCCGAGCGCGAGCGTGCTCGTCGTCTTACCCGTCCCGCCCTTGCCGGAGGCGACGGCGAACGCTTCGACCATCTGGTTTCGTTCGTCGGTTCGCGAACAAAAGTGTTCGGCCTCAGCGGACGACCGTGACGGGAGCGTGCGCCCGGCGCATCACCGACTCGGCGACGGAGCCGAGCAGGACGCGAGAGACGCCCGAGCGGCCGTGGCTCCCCATCACGATGTGGTCACAGTCGTTGTCCTCGGCGAACGCCACGATTTCGCGGCTGGGGTGACCGACGACGACCGCGGCGGTGGCGTCGTGGCCGGCGGCCCGCGCCTCGGAGGCGGCCGCCTCGACGCGCTCGGCCGCCGTCGTCTCCAGTTCGTCGAGCATCTCGGTTCCTGCTCCGGCGGTGCCGGCGGGCGACTCGTAGGCTCCGGTAATCGGCTCGGAGACGATGGCGTCGGCGGGGTCGACGACGGACAGCAGCGTCAGCTCCGCGTCCGGAAACCGCTCTCTGGCGTACTCGAGCGCATCGCGCGCTTGCTCGGAGCCGTCGAGCGGGACGAGTAGATGTTCCTGCACGAGAAATTTCTATCCGACGGAGCGAAAAAAGCGCCGGGACTCAGTACTCCGGCAGTCGGGCCGACCGCTCGGACCCCTCGACGAACGGGAGCGGTTCGTGGCTCGCCGCCACCTGCTCGCCGTCGACGCGGACGGTGAGGGTATCGAGGTCGTGGTTGAACCCGACGAACGCGAGCGCGACCGGCGAGTCACGCAGCGGCGGATGGCCGGCGCGGGTCACCTCGCCCGCGTGGCTGTCGCCGGCGAACACGGCCGCCCCGGCTTCGGGCACCGATTCGAGCGCGAGGCCGACCAGCCGGCGGGAGGGTCGCCCGCGGTTCTCGATTTTCGAGACGACCTCCTGGCCGACGTAACACCCCTTCGAGAAGTCGAGCGCGTTCCGGAGTCCGAGCACGTTCGGCACCGTTCCGTCGAGTTCCGTCTCAAACATCGGAGTGCCGGCTTCGAGCGTCAGCGACTCCCACGTCCGGTAGCCGAACGGGACGGCGTTGTTGCCGCGGGTGATGAGCGTTTCGAACGCCTCGTGGGCGTCGTCGGCTGCACACACCACCTCGTACCCCTCTTCGCCGGGGAGATTGTCGGTGCGGATGACGGTGACGCCGGCCTCGCCCATCGAGCCGCGGACGAAGGTGAGCTCCTCGTCGGGGGAGCCGACGCCGCCGTGGAGGACGCTCGCCACCTTCTCGGTGGCCGTCGGCCCGTGGACGCCGAAGACGGCGAGGTCCTCGGTGGCGTTCTCGATGGCGACGTCCTGGATGAAGATGTTCTCGCGCCACGACTCGGCGAGCGGCGCGGCCTCGCCGGGCGGGGTGAAACAGAGCAGGCGCTCGCCGGCGTTGTAGACGTAGAGGTCGGTCTCGATTTTCCCCTGCGGGTCGAGCAGGAGGGCGTAGACGCCGCGGCCGTTCTCGGTCGGGACGGCGTTGGTGACGGCGTTGTCGACGAACTCGACGCGGTCGTCGCCGGAAATCTGGAGAATGCCGTAGCGCGTCTCGATGACGCCGACGCCCTTGCGGACGGCGTGGTGGGTGCGGTCGGGTCGGCCGTAGGAGTCGACGACCCGGCGGCCGTCGTACTCGCGGAAGGTGGCCCCGTGGCGCTCGTGAACCTCGGGAAGGACGGTCATTACCTACCGAAGCGTACCGACGGTGAAAAACGGCTCGTCGTCGGAATCAAAACGGGAGCTTCTCGCGGAGCGCGTCGACCAGCGAGGGGTCGTCCGTTTCCGCCTCGTCGGGAATCACGCGGTCGTGGGGGTAGATGCGTGTCTCGCTGTCGGCGTTCGTGACGCGGATGAGGTCGTCGGCTTTCAGCGCGGCGAGCGCGTCCTCGATGTCGTCGATGGGAGCGTCGACGCTGGCGCGCACCTCGAAGATGGTGAGTCCCTCCTCGCGTGCGTCGACCAGCGCGTCGAGCACCGCGAGTTCGGTCTCGTCGCGGTCGCGGTAGGTCGACTTCGCCTGCATACTCGCGGCTACGTGACGGGGCGACATAACCGTTCGTAGGGCGCGCGTCAGACGCTTGCCGGGGGCGTCGGTAGCCTTATGCCCGCGACGACGGGAAGATGACCAATGGGAGTTACGTGTTCGCTGCTCGGGCACGCCTTCGAGGAGGCGGACACCGAGCGTGAACGGACCGAGCAGGGAAGCGAGGCGATTACCGTCGTCCGTGAAATCGAGGAGTGTCGCCGCTGTGGCGAGCGCCGCGTCACCTCCGAGAGCAAGGAGGTCACCTCAATCGTCGACCCGTCCGACGTGACCGTCGACGACGCGACCGAT
This portion of the Halosegnis longus genome encodes:
- the ygfZ gene encoding CAF17-like 4Fe-4S cluster assembly/insertion protein YgfZ; protein product: MTVLPEVHERHGATFREYDGRRVVDSYGRPDRTHHAVRKGVGVIETRYGILQISGDDRVEFVDNAVTNAVPTENGRGVYALLLDPQGKIETDLYVYNAGERLLCFTPPGEAAPLAESWRENIFIQDVAIENATEDLAVFGVHGPTATEKVASVLHGGVGSPDEELTFVRGSMGEAGVTVIRTDNLPGEEGYEVVCAADDAHEAFETLITRGNNAVPFGYRTWESLTLEAGTPMFETELDGTVPNVLGLRNALDFSKGCYVGQEVVSKIENRGRPSRRLVGLALESVPEAGAAVFAGDSHAGEVTRAGHPPLRDSPVALAFVGFNHDLDTLTVRVDGEQVAASHEPLPFVEGSERSARLPEY
- a CDS encoding NADP-dependent malic enzyme translates to MGLDEDALEYHEAKPPGKVEISTTKPTNTQRDLSLAYSPGVAAPCEKIADDPADAYRYTTKGNMVGVVSNGTAVLGLGDIGAQASKPVMEGKGVLFKRFADIDVFDIELDDADPDGFCAAVERMEPTFGGINLEDISAPECFEIEARLRESMDIPVFHDDQHGTAIISGAALMNACELTGKSFEDLSVVFSGAGAAATATARFYTDLGVDPDNITMVDIDGIITEERAAAGDPHEYTEPFAAESGGELEDAIEGADVFVGLSVGGIVSEEMVQSMAPDPVVFAMANPNPEIGYEEAMAARDDLIMATGRSDYPNQVNNVLGFPFLFRGALDVRATDINEPMKQAAAEALADLAKEDVPDAVVKAYGDEPLQFGPEYLIPKPLDTRVLFEVSAAVAQAAIDSGVARAERDLDGYRDELEARLGKGREMMRTVLTKAQSNPKRVVFSEGADRKIIRAAYQLQDEGIAEPILVGDADQIHRTAAELGLAFDPEIVDPTSDHLDPYAERLHELRKRDGVTRNEADSLIRDGDWLASTLVEMGDADVMLTGLTHHYPTALRPPLQVVGTAPDANYAAGVYMLTFDDRVVFCADATVNQAPDEDVLAEVARHTADLARQFNVDPRVALLSYSDFGTVDNEGTRKPREAADRLRSDPTVDFPVDGEMQADTAVIEDILTTDYSFAELDEPANVLVFPNLEAGNIAYKLLQRLGGADAVGPMLVGMDKPVHVLQRGDEVKDIVNLASVAVVDAQEDEE
- a CDS encoding nucleotide-binding protein; the encoded protein is MVEAFAVASGKGGTGKTTSTLALGMALADSYDVTVVDADTGMANLLFHAGLSDADATLHDVLVEGGPSVEAATYERFGMSVVPCGTSLAAFERADPDRLRDVVADLASDTDVLLLDSPATLGSKAAVLPVVLADRAIVVLQPTVPALSDGLKVQEYALSYGTDVAGVLFNKVHDGDDGVAQQADRYFEGPTLAEVPDADAARAARSAGEPLLAHAPESAAADAFRQAADALDVRAGDSEAVADRFQSAVIPDSP
- a CDS encoding helix-turn-helix domain-containing protein; the protein is MSRANFVVQLSEGEWAHTVSTQFPDAEFELLALEPGETECHQLVRVDATEPDRPVEFMRNANGFRGFSVVQQGEGATVVRFRSETPLVVFCLRRASIPFEPPLTCRDGRASLQATAPDDAISTLTDYFREYGLRFEVESLRQELDVETLLTPRQRDLVLTAVEEGYYDTPRDCTLTELAEAADVAKSTASETLHRAEGSIIRQFVGDALTDTDLE
- a CDS encoding DUF6432 family protein, with amino-acid sequence MQAKSTYRDRDETELAVLDALVDAREEGLTIFEVRASVDAPIDDIEDALAALKADDLIRVTNADSETRIYPHDRVIPDEAETDDPSLVDALREKLPF
- a CDS encoding universal stress protein, encoding MQEHLLVPLDGSEQARDALEYARERFPDAELTLLSVVDPADAIVSEPITGAYESPAGTAGAGTEMLDELETTAAERVEAAASEARAAGHDATAAVVVGHPSREIVAFAEDNDCDHIVMGSHGRSGVSRVLLGSVAESVMRRAHAPVTVVR